A genomic segment from Actinoplanes sichuanensis encodes:
- a CDS encoding peptidoglycan-binding domain-containing protein has product MRARAGALVVVVLFAATGCGDADDDRRLTNKQEALVEAQAELAEQVAAFCGAGSSYVTALDRYGDLMNATATTVGDVKDAGADLAEPRGDVADAAEGVARARDAVTVAEKELAEARAGASLSPAASPLNTPSVQASVSGTAVSRVRQADTDFTAAQQGITDKTPLRQASEQFNAAAVALEMSWLSLLTEGGCLSEDQRGRARDYTLAVQKSLAQAGYYQKEVDGVYGPTTVAAVQELQKAHGLPVTGTVDKATDAALQDDLRAKGGAAADEVIASTAAVQQTLKLAGFWDGPVDGRWTDELTSAVMRFQESLGVEPTGAVDAATVAAVEKALASPSPSSPAVSRS; this is encoded by the coding sequence ATGCGGGCCCGGGCGGGTGCCCTGGTGGTCGTCGTGCTGTTCGCGGCCACCGGGTGCGGCGACGCCGACGACGACCGGCGGCTGACGAACAAGCAGGAGGCGCTGGTCGAGGCACAGGCGGAACTCGCCGAGCAGGTCGCCGCGTTCTGCGGGGCCGGCAGCTCGTACGTGACGGCGCTGGACCGCTACGGCGATCTGATGAACGCGACCGCGACGACGGTCGGTGACGTGAAGGACGCGGGCGCCGACCTGGCCGAGCCACGCGGTGACGTGGCCGACGCCGCCGAGGGGGTGGCTCGCGCCCGGGACGCGGTGACGGTGGCCGAGAAGGAACTGGCCGAAGCCCGTGCCGGGGCGTCGCTGTCACCTGCCGCGTCGCCGTTGAACACCCCCTCGGTCCAGGCGTCGGTCTCCGGCACCGCGGTCAGCCGGGTGCGGCAGGCCGATACCGATTTCACCGCCGCCCAGCAGGGCATCACCGACAAGACCCCGCTCCGGCAGGCGTCCGAACAGTTCAACGCGGCCGCCGTCGCGCTGGAGATGTCGTGGCTGAGCCTGCTCACCGAGGGCGGCTGCCTCAGTGAGGACCAGCGCGGCCGGGCCCGCGACTACACCCTGGCCGTGCAGAAGTCGCTGGCCCAGGCCGGCTACTACCAGAAAGAGGTGGACGGGGTGTACGGGCCGACGACCGTCGCCGCCGTCCAGGAGCTCCAGAAGGCCCACGGTCTGCCGGTCACCGGAACCGTCGACAAGGCCACCGACGCCGCCCTGCAGGACGACCTGCGGGCCAAGGGCGGTGCCGCCGCCGACGAGGTGATCGCCTCCACCGCGGCCGTGCAGCAGACGCTCAAGCTGGCCGGATTCTGGGACGGCCCGGTCGACGGCAGGTGGACCGATGAGCTCACGTCGGCGGTGATGAGGTTCCAGGAGTCCCTGGGTGTCGAGCCGACCGGCGCGGTGGACGCGGCCACGGTCGCCGCCGTCGAGAAGGCTCTCGCTTCGCCGTCGCCGTCATCACCGGCTGTGTCACGGTCCTGA
- a CDS encoding phosphotransferase family protein: MTEPSPTQRVLDASDIDRSIATALPGRTVADCEPLFGGGFATVWAARLDDGTDVVVKVGPRPEAKLLRYERDLIAAEGRYLLRLAAEAPEVPVPRVLHTGPDLLVTGRLPGTNLAYASDDFDDAPVRADFGAALARVHRLTGDRFGYDAGRTGADTWSAAFTAMIDELLDDAVDWDVPLPAPAERIRELVTRHDRLLDTVRRPALLHFDGWDGNLLVADGRLSGFVDGERFLYGDPLLDFTSAALFRRIEDEPDHPFVRGYGGVRFDASVLRRFSLYRLHLYLLMTVEMPSRRITREAHPDRYARLAELLDGELTELGRPVPSGP; this comes from the coding sequence CGCGCTTCCCGGCCGTACCGTCGCCGACTGTGAACCGCTCTTCGGGGGTGGCTTCGCGACGGTCTGGGCAGCGCGCCTCGACGACGGCACCGACGTGGTGGTCAAGGTGGGGCCTCGGCCGGAGGCGAAACTGCTGCGCTACGAACGTGACCTGATCGCCGCCGAGGGTCGCTACCTGCTGCGACTGGCCGCCGAGGCTCCCGAGGTGCCGGTGCCGCGGGTGCTCCACACCGGCCCGGACCTGCTCGTCACCGGACGCCTGCCCGGCACCAACCTCGCCTACGCGTCCGACGACTTCGACGACGCGCCGGTGCGGGCCGACTTCGGGGCCGCGCTGGCCCGGGTGCATCGGCTGACCGGCGACCGGTTCGGCTACGACGCCGGCCGGACCGGTGCCGACACGTGGTCGGCCGCGTTCACCGCGATGATCGACGAGCTGCTCGACGACGCCGTCGACTGGGACGTGCCGCTGCCCGCCCCGGCGGAACGCATCCGCGAGTTGGTGACCAGGCACGACCGGCTGCTCGACACGGTCCGTCGGCCCGCGCTGCTGCACTTCGACGGATGGGACGGCAACCTGCTGGTCGCCGACGGCCGGCTCAGTGGTTTCGTCGACGGCGAACGGTTCCTCTACGGCGACCCGCTGCTCGACTTCACCTCGGCCGCCCTGTTCCGGCGCATCGAGGACGAACCGGATCACCCGTTCGTCCGCGGTTACGGCGGCGTCCGCTTCGACGCCTCGGTGCTGCGTCGGTTCAGCCTGTACCGGCTGCACCTGTACCTGCTGATGACCGTGGAGATGCCGAGCCGCCGGATCACTCGCGAGGCGCACCCGGACCGCTATGCCCGGCTGGCCGAACTCCTCGACGGCGAGCTGACAGAACTGGGCCGCCCGGTCCCGTCAGGACCGTGA